The following proteins are co-located in the Streptomyces sp. NBC_01198 genome:
- a CDS encoding nitroreductase/quinone reductase family protein, with product MSERLRRNQVVIEEFRSNGGVVGGDFAGVPLLLLTTTGARSGELRTMPMTYLRDGSRLVVFAANGGRENHPGWYHNLLADPSCRVEVGTESYEATAAATDGADRERLWAEQLLVAPYFAGFEERAGKRRIPVVALTRTQA from the coding sequence ATGTCGGAGCGACTACGGCGCAATCAAGTGGTGATCGAGGAGTTCCGGTCGAACGGGGGCGTGGTCGGCGGTGACTTCGCAGGGGTGCCGCTGCTGCTGCTCACCACTACGGGCGCCCGCAGCGGCGAGCTGCGGACGATGCCGATGACGTACCTCAGGGACGGATCGCGGCTGGTGGTCTTCGCCGCGAACGGCGGCCGGGAGAACCATCCCGGCTGGTACCACAACCTGCTGGCCGACCCGTCCTGCCGGGTCGAGGTCGGCACGGAGTCGTACGAGGCCACCGCGGCAGCGACCGACGGCGCCGACCGTGAGCGCCTGTGGGCCGAACAGCTCCTGGTCGCACCGTACTTCGCCGGCTTCGAGGAGCGCGCGGGCAAGCGCCGCATCCCGGTCGTCGCCCTGACCCGCACGCAGGCCTGA
- a CDS encoding nuclear transport factor 2 family protein: protein MQSVLRRRPRRPLLAVALALAVAAALAAGLTGWSWYGAAHDGDAAFARNRDAALAAGEQAVQNLNTLDHNDLDHGLDVWDDSTTGDLHTQLAQGRADFAKQVQQAQTVSTAKVLSGAVTELDSRTGKASVMVALRITVQAPKAKPAVKESRMLGELTRTADGWKLSALGQAPMGDSAPAPSAAATSPTTPQPTASH from the coding sequence ATGCAGTCCGTCCTCCGCCGCCGCCCGCGCCGCCCGCTGCTCGCGGTGGCGCTGGCCCTCGCGGTGGCCGCGGCCCTCGCCGCCGGCTTGACCGGCTGGTCCTGGTACGGCGCCGCCCACGACGGCGACGCCGCCTTCGCCCGCAACCGCGACGCCGCGCTGGCCGCGGGCGAGCAGGCCGTGCAGAACCTCAACACCCTCGACCACAACGACCTGGACCACGGCCTGGACGTCTGGGACGACTCCACCACCGGCGACCTGCACACCCAACTCGCCCAGGGCCGTGCCGACTTCGCCAAGCAGGTGCAGCAGGCCCAGACGGTCAGCACCGCCAAGGTGCTGTCCGGTGCCGTCACCGAACTGGACAGCAGGACCGGCAAGGCCAGCGTGATGGTCGCGCTGCGGATCACCGTCCAGGCGCCCAAGGCGAAGCCCGCGGTGAAGGAGAGCCGGATGCTCGGCGAGCTGACCAGGACGGCGGACGGCTGGAAGCTCAGCGCCCTCGGCCAGGCCCCGATGGGCGACAGCGCCCCCGCCCCCTCAGCCGCCGCGACCTCCCCCACCACCCCGCAGCCGACCGCGAGCCACTGA
- a CDS encoding MFS transporter, whose translation MYVSESRGSTPAAASPTAARGLRPGRRSAVASTVLALGAVSLITDVSSEMVTAVLPLYLVTGLGLSPLGFGLLDGVYNGFSALVRLVGGHLADRGGRHKQVAAFGYGLSALCKPLLLAVHTLPLIGAVLAADRTGKGLRTAPRDALISLSSSPQDRGRAFGVHRAMDTTGALLGPLAAFLILRQAADGYDAVFTVSFCVAAVGVLVLLLFVPSRARKPAAPPAGEPAERPSLRAAVALLGRRELRGLALCAVALGLATVSDSFVYLMLQRRLGVPDRWFALLPLGTAAAFLLLAVPLGRWADRVGRWRVFVGGHLALLLAYALLLTQLHSGVLPYAVLALHGTFYAATDGVLMAAAAGSVPEALRSSGLALVQTGQAAARFCCSIAFGAAWTAFGDRSALAGAAVALLVSVGLSVRLRPAEAV comes from the coding sequence ATGTACGTCAGCGAGAGCCGCGGCAGCACGCCCGCGGCGGCCTCGCCGACCGCCGCCCGGGGCCTGCGCCCCGGGCGGCGGTCCGCGGTCGCCTCCACCGTGCTCGCCCTCGGCGCGGTCAGCCTGATCACCGACGTCTCCTCCGAGATGGTCACCGCGGTGCTGCCGCTCTACCTGGTCACCGGACTCGGCCTGTCCCCGCTGGGCTTCGGTCTGCTCGACGGCGTCTACAACGGTTTCAGCGCCCTGGTCCGGCTGGTCGGCGGCCACCTCGCCGACCGCGGCGGCCGGCACAAGCAGGTCGCCGCCTTCGGGTACGGCCTGTCCGCGCTGTGCAAACCGCTGCTGCTCGCCGTGCACACCCTCCCGCTGATCGGCGCGGTGCTGGCCGCCGACCGTACCGGCAAGGGCCTGCGCACCGCTCCCCGCGACGCGCTGATCTCGCTGTCCTCATCGCCGCAGGACCGCGGCCGGGCCTTCGGCGTGCACCGGGCGATGGACACCACGGGCGCGCTGCTCGGCCCGCTGGCCGCCTTCCTGATCCTGCGCCAGGCCGCCGACGGCTACGACGCCGTCTTCACCGTCAGCTTCTGCGTGGCCGCGGTGGGCGTCCTGGTGCTGCTGCTCTTCGTGCCCTCTCGCGCGCGCAAGCCCGCCGCGCCGCCCGCGGGCGAACCGGCCGAACGCCCCTCGCTGCGGGCCGCGGTCGCGCTGCTCGGGCGGCGCGAGCTGCGCGGGCTCGCGCTGTGCGCGGTGGCGCTGGGCCTGGCCACGGTCAGCGACTCCTTCGTCTACCTGATGCTCCAGCGCCGCCTCGGGGTGCCCGACCGGTGGTTCGCGCTGCTGCCGCTCGGCACCGCGGCCGCCTTCCTGCTGCTGGCCGTGCCCCTCGGCCGCTGGGCGGACCGGGTGGGCCGCTGGCGGGTCTTCGTCGGCGGCCACCTCGCGCTGCTCCTGGCGTACGCCCTGCTGCTGACCCAGCTGCACTCGGGCGTACTGCCGTACGCGGTGCTCGCCCTGCACGGCACCTTCTACGCGGCCACCGACGGGGTGCTGATGGCCGCCGCGGCCGGATCCGTACCGGAAGCGCTGCGCTCCAGCGGGCTGGCCCTGGTGCAGACCGGGCAGGCGGCGGCCCGCTTCTGCTGCTCGATCGCCTTCGGCGCGGCCTGGACGGCCTTCGGCGACCGGTCGGCGCTGGCCGGGGCGGCGGTCGCGCTGCTGGTGAGCGTCGGACTGTCCGTACGGCTGCGGCCCGCGGAGGCGGTATGA
- a CDS encoding MCE family protein, whose protein sequence is MTRRRTTTAAAGALLSLSLAGCSVGGVQSIPLPGGADLGSHPYTVKAQFADVLDLVPQASVRVNDVAVGRVTSIHLADDGWSAMVTMKVNGKVELPANAYAHLEQSSLLGEKYVQLSAPPSSEPSRGRLAGGALIPATHTNRNPEVEEVFGALSLLLNGGGIQQLKTISTELNKALTGNEPQVRDLLTQVNTLVTDLDTHKQDITDALDGVNQLSATLATRDQKIGTVLTGLSPGLKVLDQQRGSLVTMLRALDTLSGVAVNTVNQSKDDMVADLQALAPTLQRLADSGKDLPDSLQVLLTYPFTDEVLNGVKGDYLNLYLDLTAAPGTQVIPILEAKDNTYDNGPVPLGKKNPVPKGLPLPLPSVTSTAGSH, encoded by the coding sequence ATGACCCGACGGCGTACGACCACAGCGGCGGCCGGCGCGCTGCTCAGCCTCTCCCTGGCCGGCTGCTCCGTCGGCGGCGTGCAGAGCATCCCGCTGCCCGGCGGCGCCGACCTCGGCAGCCACCCCTACACGGTCAAGGCGCAGTTCGCCGACGTGCTCGACCTCGTACCGCAGGCGTCGGTACGGGTCAACGACGTCGCCGTCGGCCGGGTCACCTCGATCCACCTGGCCGACGACGGCTGGTCCGCCATGGTCACCATGAAGGTCAACGGCAAGGTCGAGCTGCCGGCGAACGCCTACGCGCACCTGGAGCAGTCCAGCCTGCTCGGCGAGAAGTACGTCCAGCTGTCCGCGCCGCCGTCCTCGGAACCCTCCCGCGGGCGGCTGGCCGGCGGCGCGCTGATCCCCGCCACCCACACCAACCGCAACCCCGAGGTGGAAGAGGTCTTCGGCGCGCTCTCCCTGCTGCTCAACGGCGGCGGCATCCAGCAGCTCAAGACCATCAGCACCGAGCTGAACAAGGCGCTCACCGGCAACGAGCCCCAGGTCCGCGACCTGCTCACCCAGGTGAACACCCTGGTCACCGACCTGGACACGCACAAGCAGGACATCACCGACGCCCTCGACGGCGTCAACCAGCTGTCCGCCACCCTCGCCACCCGCGACCAGAAGATCGGCACCGTACTGACCGGGCTCAGCCCCGGTCTGAAGGTGCTCGACCAGCAGCGCGGCTCGCTCGTCACGATGCTGCGGGCGCTCGACACCCTCTCCGGCGTCGCGGTGAACACCGTCAACCAGAGCAAGGACGACATGGTCGCCGACCTCCAGGCGCTCGCGCCCACCCTGCAACGGCTCGCCGACTCCGGCAAGGACCTGCCCGACTCCCTCCAGGTGCTGCTCACCTACCCGTTCACCGACGAGGTGCTCAACGGCGTCAAGGGCGACTACCTCAACCTCTACCTCGACCTGACCGCGGCCCCCGGCACCCAGGTCATCCCGATCCTGGAGGCCAAGGACAACACCTACGACAACGGCCCCGTACCGCTGGGCAAGAAGAACCCCGTCCCCAAGGGCCTGCCGCTGCCGCTGCCGTCGGTCACCAGCACCGCGGGGAGCCACTGA
- a CDS encoding MCE family protein, whose amino-acid sequence MLTRTTVVKNIAFLLVAVLVLGYIGVRYADLGRYVGLSGYYTVKVELPEAGGLFEHSDVTYRGVSVGRVGPIRLTSDGVEASLRIDDSAPRIPDRLQAVVASLSAVGEQYIDLRPSTDKGPYLHDGSHVDQAATRIPAPVTNLLTSVNDLAGSVPLNSLRTVVDEFGQVFNGQADNLQSLLDTSGQFISAADTNLPVDTRLLVDGRTVLRTQADEGAAIKSFADSANQLAAQLNSSDTDLRRLITAAPDAATQVSALLRDVGPQLSVVLANLLTTSDIATTRQRGIEEYLVTVPKVVSAGSTAVDSKGLRFGMAVTFFSPLPCTSGYGGTTYRNGLVTSPPAIALNTAARCTAPASSGIDVRGSAHAPYGGGVPAPAEPGSVLPTSGTDQGAASYATPAGPALAGSTPAGPALPGALGLPALPAGGPATMADLLGVTP is encoded by the coding sequence ATGCTGACCAGGACCACGGTCGTCAAGAACATCGCCTTCCTGCTGGTCGCCGTGCTGGTGCTCGGCTACATCGGGGTCCGCTACGCCGACCTCGGCCGCTACGTGGGGCTCAGCGGCTACTACACCGTCAAGGTCGAGCTCCCCGAGGCGGGCGGCCTGTTCGAGCACTCCGACGTCACCTACCGGGGCGTCTCGGTCGGCCGGGTCGGACCGATCAGGCTCACCTCGGACGGCGTCGAGGCCTCCCTGCGGATCGACGACTCGGCGCCGCGCATCCCCGACCGCCTCCAGGCGGTGGTCGCCAGCCTGTCCGCGGTCGGCGAGCAGTACATCGACCTGCGGCCCAGCACCGACAAGGGTCCCTACCTGCACGACGGTTCGCACGTCGACCAGGCCGCCACCCGGATCCCCGCACCCGTCACCAACCTGCTCACCAGCGTCAACGACCTGGCCGGCTCCGTACCGCTGAACTCGCTGCGCACCGTCGTGGACGAGTTCGGCCAGGTCTTCAACGGCCAGGCCGACAACCTGCAGTCGCTGCTCGACACCAGTGGCCAGTTCATCTCCGCCGCCGACACCAACCTCCCCGTCGACACCAGACTGCTGGTCGACGGGCGGACCGTGCTGCGCACCCAGGCCGACGAAGGGGCAGCCATCAAGTCCTTCGCGGACAGCGCCAACCAGCTCGCCGCCCAGCTCAACTCCTCCGACACCGACCTGCGCCGGCTGATCACCGCGGCGCCCGACGCGGCCACCCAGGTCAGCGCACTGCTGCGGGACGTCGGCCCGCAGCTGAGCGTGGTGCTGGCGAACCTGCTCACCACCTCCGACATCGCCACCACCCGGCAGCGCGGCATCGAGGAGTATCTGGTGACCGTGCCGAAGGTGGTCTCCGCGGGGTCCACCGCCGTGGACTCCAAAGGCCTGCGCTTCGGCATGGCGGTCACCTTCTTCTCACCGCTGCCCTGCACCTCCGGATACGGCGGCACCACCTACCGCAACGGCCTCGTCACCAGCCCGCCCGCGATCGCGCTGAACACCGCGGCCCGCTGCACCGCGCCCGCATCCAGCGGCATCGACGTCCGCGGCTCCGCGCACGCGCCCTACGGCGGCGGAGTGCCGGCCCCCGCGGAGCCCGGCTCCGTCCTGCCGACCAGCGGCACGGACCAGGGCGCCGCCTCCTACGCCACCCCCGCGGGGCCCGCGCTGGCCGGCTCCACCCCGGCGGGGCCGGCGCTCCCCGGCGCCCTCGGCCTGCCCGCGCTGCCGGCCGGCGGCCCCGCCACCATGGCGGACCTGCTGGGGGTGACCCCGTGA
- a CDS encoding ATP-binding protein, giving the protein MPLPERADAPVLDIRFPRRPEQVAQARRATHLTLTSWGLPDAAVETTVLVVSELVTNAVRHARSAPGREIALRITRTGVHHIRVEVADAGDGLPRPRTALPDDESYRGLALVAALTTRNGVTPRPHGIGKTVWAEIDASGTSP; this is encoded by the coding sequence ATGCCCCTGCCCGAACGGGCCGACGCACCGGTCCTGGATATCCGCTTCCCGCGACGCCCCGAGCAGGTCGCCCAGGCCCGGCGGGCCACCCACCTGACGCTCACCTCGTGGGGCTTACCCGACGCGGCCGTCGAAACAACCGTCCTGGTCGTCAGCGAGCTGGTCACGAACGCCGTCCGCCACGCACGAAGTGCCCCGGGCCGCGAGATCGCCCTGCGCATCACCAGAACCGGCGTCCACCACATCCGAGTGGAAGTCGCCGACGCCGGCGACGGCCTACCGCGCCCTCGCACCGCCCTCCCCGACGACGAGTCCTACCGCGGCCTCGCCCTCGTCGCCGCACTCACCACCCGCAACGGCGTCACCCCCCGCCCGCACGGAATCGGCAAGACCGTCTGGGCCGAGATCGACGCCTCGGGCACCTCTCCGTGA
- a CDS encoding TolB family protein — MSVRGRLLVLLAGVLVLATVAGVAVWRAADRADRRDQVQAGGPSVHAGSVSLAGSGPPRIVFRSMAWGPHRDELATVPAGDPDGPRTASGVSCLRFSAAGGTGICLQAERGPVNDTYRALVLDSRLRTTRSVDLAGIPTRARVSPSGHLVAWTVFVGGDSYAGTNFSTRTSILDTRTGVLQPTLEDYAVTRDGKRVRASDVNFWGVTFADDTHFYATLATGGHTYLIRGDVTSKTAVTLRTNVECPSLSPDGTRIAFKKRVPGLSPDAPWRLYVLDLATLRDHPTAETRNVDDQAVWTDDQTLSYSLPGDYGSDLYTVPADGTSTPHLLTPSALSPSWLP, encoded by the coding sequence ATGAGCGTACGCGGCCGGTTGCTGGTGCTGCTGGCCGGCGTCCTGGTGCTGGCGACCGTCGCCGGGGTGGCGGTCTGGCGGGCCGCGGACCGGGCGGACCGGCGCGACCAGGTCCAGGCCGGCGGGCCCTCGGTGCACGCCGGGTCGGTGTCACTGGCCGGCTCGGGCCCGCCGCGTATCGTCTTCCGCTCCATGGCCTGGGGCCCGCACCGCGACGAGCTGGCCACCGTCCCGGCCGGCGACCCCGACGGCCCGCGCACCGCCTCCGGCGTGAGCTGCCTGCGCTTCTCCGCCGCCGGCGGCACCGGCATCTGCCTCCAGGCCGAGCGCGGCCCGGTCAACGACACCTACCGCGCCCTGGTGCTCGACTCCCGGCTGCGCACCACCCGCAGCGTCGACCTGGCCGGCATCCCCACCCGGGCCAGGGTCTCCCCCAGCGGCCACCTGGTGGCCTGGACCGTCTTCGTCGGCGGCGACTCCTACGCGGGCACCAACTTCTCCACCCGCACCTCGATCCTCGACACCCGCACCGGCGTGCTCCAGCCGACCCTGGAGGACTACGCGGTGACCCGCGACGGCAAGCGCGTCCGTGCCTCCGACGTCAACTTCTGGGGCGTCACCTTCGCCGACGACACGCACTTCTACGCCACGCTGGCCACCGGCGGCCACACCTACCTGATACGCGGCGACGTGACGTCGAAGACCGCCGTCACCCTGCGCACGAACGTCGAATGCCCGTCGCTGTCCCCCGACGGCACCCGGATCGCCTTCAAGAAACGCGTCCCCGGCCTCTCCCCCGACGCCCCCTGGCGCCTCTACGTCCTCGACCTGGCCACCCTCCGCGACCACCCGACAGCCGAGACCCGCAACGTCGACGACCAGGCCGTCTGGACCGACGACCAGACCCTGTCCTACTCCCTCCCCGGCGACTACGGCTCCGACCTCTACACCGTCCCCGCCGACGGCACCTCCACCCCCCACCTCCTGACCCCCTCGGCCCTCTCCCCGTCCTGGCTCCCCTGA
- a CDS encoding glutamine synthetase family protein: MDKQQEFVLRTLEERDIRFVRLWFTDVLGYLKSVAVAPAELEQAFDEGIGFDGSAIEGFARVFESDMIAKPDPGTFQILPWRAESPGTARMFCDILMPDGSPSYADPRYVLKRALAKTSDLGFTFYTHPEIEFYLLKDKPLDGGRPTPADNSGYFDHTPQNIGMDFRRQAITMLESMGISVEFSHHEGAPGQQEIDLRYADALSTADNVMTFRLVMKQVALEQGVHATFMPKPFSEFPGSGMHTHLSLFEGDRNAFYESGSEFQLSKVGRSFIAGLLRHAGEISAVTNQWVNSYKRIWGGSQRTAGAGGEAPSYICWGHNNRSALIRVPMYKPGKTGSTRVEVRSLDSGANPYLAYAVLLAAGMKGIQDGYDLPAGADDDVWALSDSERRALGIEPLPQNLGEAITLMERSELVAETLGEHVFDFFLRNKKQEWEEYRSEVTAFELRKNLPVL, translated from the coding sequence ATGGATAAGCAGCAGGAGTTCGTTCTCCGGACCCTCGAGGAGCGGGACATCCGCTTCGTACGGCTGTGGTTCACCGACGTACTCGGCTACCTCAAGTCGGTCGCCGTCGCCCCCGCCGAGCTGGAGCAGGCGTTCGACGAGGGCATCGGCTTCGACGGCTCGGCCATCGAAGGCTTCGCCCGGGTGTTCGAATCGGACATGATCGCCAAGCCCGACCCCGGCACCTTCCAGATCCTGCCCTGGCGCGCCGAGAGCCCCGGCACGGCCCGGATGTTCTGCGACATCCTGATGCCCGACGGCTCCCCGTCCTACGCCGACCCGCGCTACGTCCTCAAGCGCGCCCTGGCCAAGACCTCCGACCTCGGCTTCACCTTCTACACCCACCCCGAGATCGAGTTCTACCTGCTCAAGGACAAGCCGCTGGACGGCGGCCGGCCCACGCCCGCCGACAACTCCGGCTACTTCGACCACACACCGCAGAACATCGGGATGGACTTCCGCCGCCAGGCCATCACCATGCTGGAGTCCATGGGCATCTCGGTGGAGTTCTCCCACCACGAGGGCGCCCCCGGCCAGCAGGAGATCGACCTGCGCTACGCCGACGCGCTGTCCACCGCCGACAACGTGATGACCTTCCGGCTGGTCATGAAGCAGGTCGCCCTCGAACAGGGCGTGCACGCCACCTTCATGCCCAAGCCGTTCTCCGAGTTCCCCGGCTCCGGCATGCACACCCACCTCTCCCTCTTCGAGGGCGACCGCAACGCCTTCTACGAGTCCGGCTCGGAGTTCCAGCTCTCCAAGGTCGGCCGGTCCTTCATCGCGGGCCTGCTGCGGCACGCCGGCGAGATCTCCGCGGTCACCAACCAGTGGGTGAACTCCTACAAGCGCATCTGGGGCGGCTCCCAGCGCACCGCCGGCGCCGGCGGCGAGGCCCCCTCGTACATCTGCTGGGGCCACAACAACCGCTCCGCCCTCATCCGGGTCCCGATGTACAAGCCCGGCAAGACCGGCTCCACCCGCGTCGAGGTCCGCTCTCTCGACTCCGGCGCCAACCCCTACCTGGCCTACGCCGTCCTGCTGGCCGCCGGTATGAAGGGCATCCAGGACGGCTACGACCTCCCGGCCGGCGCCGACGACGACGTCTGGGCCCTCAGCGACTCCGAACGCCGCGCCCTCGGCATCGAGCCCCTCCCGCAGAACCTCGGCGAGGCCATCACCCTGATGGAACGCAGCGAACTCGTCGCCGAGACCCTGGGCGAGCACGTCTTCGACTTCTTCCTCCGCAACAAGAAGCAGGAGTGGGAGGAGTACCGCTCCGAGGTCACCGCCTTCGAACTCCGCAAGAACCTCCCCGTGCTGTAA
- a CDS encoding GntR family transcriptional regulator, with amino-acid sequence MTTAGSRREPKYRRIARGLRQDIESGRYRPGDRLPGENDLMAEHDVARMTARQALAVLQTEGLAEARKGAGVFVREFQPIRRRGISRLSREQWGAGRSVWEADVGDRELAVEVTEVAEGEAPGAVAAVLGTAEVWLRRRRFVLEGKPVMVSVSYFPATLVAGTRITEADTGPGGAYARLAETGREPVRFREEIRSRMPSVRETQQLALGAGTPVVHISRTALARDGAVVEVNEMVLDASSYVLEYDFEG; translated from the coding sequence ATGACCACCGCGGGCAGCCGGCGTGAGCCGAAGTACCGGCGCATCGCGCGCGGGCTCAGGCAGGACATCGAGTCCGGGCGTTACCGGCCGGGGGACCGGTTGCCGGGAGAGAACGACCTCATGGCCGAGCACGACGTGGCGCGGATGACCGCCAGGCAGGCGCTCGCGGTGCTGCAGACCGAGGGGCTGGCCGAGGCGCGCAAGGGTGCGGGGGTGTTCGTCAGGGAGTTCCAGCCGATCCGTAGGCGCGGTATCAGCCGCCTGTCGCGAGAGCAGTGGGGCGCCGGACGGTCGGTGTGGGAGGCGGATGTCGGCGACCGGGAGCTGGCCGTCGAGGTGACGGAGGTGGCCGAGGGTGAGGCGCCCGGTGCCGTCGCGGCCGTACTCGGCACCGCCGAGGTCTGGTTGCGCAGGCGGCGGTTCGTGCTGGAGGGGAAGCCGGTGATGGTCTCGGTGTCCTACTTCCCCGCCACGCTGGTGGCGGGGACGCGGATCACCGAGGCGGACACCGGACCCGGCGGCGCCTACGCGCGGCTGGCGGAGACGGGCCGGGAACCGGTGCGCTTCCGGGAGGAGATCCGTTCGCGGATGCCGTCGGTCCGGGAGACGCAGCAGTTGGCGCTCGGGGCCGGTACGCCGGTCGTCCACATCAGTCGGACCGCCCTCGCCCGTGACGGCGCTGTGGTCGAGGTCAACGAGATGGTGCTGGACGCCTCCTCGTACGTCCTGGAGTACGACTTCGAGGGCTGA
- a CDS encoding MCE family protein, translating into MTMPRPHLHPKLRSTLRPRLPRPARSGARPARRLLVAALVLAVVVAAAVTAGFVAFGGPGGNHVTAYFDRTVGVYKGSDLRVLGVKVGTVDAVRPRGKQVEVTLHLDHGVKVPAGAGAVVVAPSVVADRYVQLTPAYTGGPQLKDHAVIPASRTATPVEIDQLYDSITQLSDALGPDGANTTGALSGLLDTGAQNLDGNGKAIGDSIDQLGQASKTLNGHSGDLFATLSYLQSFTTMLKNNDGKVKAAADQLSTVTGFLAADKQDLGGALQQLSTALGQVKTFIQDNRGRLTTSINKLAPITATLVDQRASLAELLDTAPLAADNLLNAYDPQHQSIDGRTNINELSLGGDINPAADAPASTTSSSRTAKNLPLPFPAAGDVTTQGAAR; encoded by the coding sequence ATGACCATGCCGCGTCCGCACCTGCACCCGAAGCTGCGCTCCACCCTGCGCCCGCGACTGCCGCGCCCGGCCCGGTCCGGCGCACGCCCCGCCCGGCGGCTGCTGGTGGCCGCGCTGGTGCTCGCCGTGGTCGTGGCGGCCGCCGTCACCGCCGGCTTCGTGGCCTTCGGCGGCCCCGGCGGCAACCACGTCACCGCCTACTTCGACCGGACCGTCGGCGTCTACAAGGGATCCGACCTGCGCGTCCTCGGGGTCAAGGTCGGCACCGTCGACGCGGTGCGGCCCAGGGGCAAGCAGGTCGAGGTCACCTTGCACCTCGACCACGGCGTCAAGGTGCCGGCCGGCGCGGGAGCCGTCGTCGTCGCCCCCAGCGTCGTCGCGGACCGCTACGTCCAGCTCACCCCCGCCTACACCGGCGGCCCGCAGCTGAAGGACCACGCGGTCATCCCCGCAAGCCGCACGGCCACCCCGGTCGAGATCGACCAGCTCTACGACAGCATCACCCAGCTCAGCGACGCCCTCGGCCCCGACGGCGCCAACACCACCGGCGCCCTGTCCGGGCTGCTGGACACCGGCGCGCAGAACCTCGACGGCAACGGCAAGGCGATCGGCGACAGCATCGACCAGCTCGGCCAGGCCTCCAAGACCCTCAACGGCCACAGCGGCGACCTGTTCGCGACCCTGTCCTACCTCCAGTCCTTCACCACCATGCTGAAGAACAACGACGGCAAGGTGAAAGCCGCCGCCGACCAGCTCTCCACCGTCACCGGTTTCCTGGCCGCCGACAAGCAGGACCTCGGCGGCGCGCTCCAGCAACTGTCCACCGCGCTCGGCCAGGTGAAGACCTTCATCCAGGACAACCGCGGCCGGCTCACCACCAGCATCAACAAGCTGGCGCCGATCACCGCGACCCTGGTCGACCAGCGCGCCTCGCTGGCCGAACTCCTCGACACCGCACCGCTCGCGGCCGACAACCTGCTCAACGCCTACGACCCGCAGCACCAGAGCATCGACGGCCGCACCAACATCAACGAGCTGAGCCTGGGCGGCGACATCAACCCGGCCGCGGACGCCCCGGCCTCCACCACCTCGTCGTCCCGTACCGCGAAGAACCTGCCGCTGCCCTTCCCCGCGGCCGGGGACGTCACCACCCAGGGGGCCGCGCGATGA
- a CDS encoding MCE family protein: MPVMNRPRPHGIRLRLRDPANRGRPLFRPLRERNPVAVGAVGLLVLALAGLVAYNADALPVIGGGTSYAANFTEAAGLRPGNEVRVAGVKVGKVTGVSLDGAQVKVTFKVRHTWIGDASTAAIGIKTLLGEKYLAVDPLGSRKQDPGARIPKSRTTSPYDVTQAFNGLGQTLGSIDTRQLAASFQTISDTFKDTPSSVRSAATGLSSLSQTISSRDAQLADLLSGSKQLTQTLSDQNSRFQTLISDGDLLLGEIQKRRDAIHTLLTGTQDLGIQLNGLVADNTRQLAPTLDALDRVTGVLDANQSSLDQALALAGPYYRLVGNTLGNGRWFDSYLCGLVPKSYLPDGTPPDEGCMPPKATGGAS; this comes from the coding sequence GTGCCGGTCATGAACCGCCCGCGTCCGCACGGCATCCGGCTGCGCCTCCGCGACCCCGCGAACCGCGGCAGGCCGCTCTTCCGGCCGCTGCGGGAACGCAACCCGGTGGCCGTCGGCGCGGTCGGGCTGCTGGTGCTCGCGCTGGCCGGCCTGGTCGCCTACAACGCCGACGCGCTGCCGGTGATCGGCGGCGGCACCAGCTACGCGGCGAACTTCACCGAGGCGGCAGGCCTGCGGCCCGGCAACGAGGTGCGGGTGGCCGGCGTCAAGGTCGGCAAGGTCACCGGGGTCTCGCTGGACGGCGCCCAGGTCAAGGTCACCTTCAAGGTCAGGCACACCTGGATCGGCGACGCCAGCACCGCGGCCATCGGCATCAAGACCCTGCTCGGCGAGAAGTACCTGGCCGTGGACCCGCTCGGCAGCAGGAAGCAGGACCCCGGCGCCCGCATCCCGAAGAGCCGCACCACCTCGCCGTACGACGTCACCCAGGCCTTCAACGGGCTCGGCCAGACCCTCGGGTCGATCGACACCCGGCAGCTCGCGGCGAGCTTCCAGACGATCTCCGACACCTTCAAGGACACCCCGTCGTCCGTACGCAGCGCCGCCACCGGGCTGTCGTCGCTGTCGCAGACCATCTCCAGCCGGGACGCCCAGCTCGCCGACCTGCTCAGCGGCAGCAAGCAGCTCACCCAGACCCTCTCCGACCAGAACAGCCGCTTCCAGACTCTCATCTCGGACGGCGACCTGCTGCTCGGCGAGATCCAGAAACGGCGGGACGCCATCCACACCCTGCTCACCGGCACCCAGGACCTGGGCATCCAGCTGAACGGCCTGGTCGCCGACAACACCCGGCAGCTCGCCCCCACCCTGGACGCCCTTGACCGGGTCACCGGGGTGCTGGACGCCAACCAGTCGAGCCTGGACCAGGCGCTCGCGCTGGCCGGCCCCTACTACCGGCTGGTCGGCAACACCCTCGGCAACGGGCGCTGGTTCGACAGCTACCTGTGCGGTCTGGTGCCCAAGAGCTACCTGCCGGACGGCACACCGCCGGACGAGGGGTGCATGCCGCCCAAGGCCACCGGAGGCGCGTCATGA